CTCGAATCGCCTTTGCCCGAATCGCCTTTGTCGAACAAACCGTCAAGTATTTTGGAACGTCGTTCCTTGAGAGCCCAAGCCACCAAAGCGAGATACTTCCCCTGATACCGGGCTCCAGCGAGTTCTCGTTCCGAAGGGAAACGTTCACCCCGACCTCCCGTTATGGTTGATGCACCATAAGGAGAGCATCCAGATACCTGATCCACGCCAACTTGCTCGTTAAAAGCGTAGGGGAGACCAACCAAAATCATCCCATGATGGAGTAAGGTAACCATGACGGTAATGATCGTCGTCTCTTGACCCCCATGCTGGGTGGCAGAGCTGGTCATCACTCCAGCGGGTTTCCCTACGAGTACTCCTTTCGCCCACAGAGGACCAGTGCTGTCGAGGAAAGCCCTCATCTGGGCACACATGTTTCCAAAACGGGTCGGAACACCGA
The sequence above is drawn from the Atribacterota bacterium genome and encodes:
- the wrbA gene encoding NAD(P)H:quinone oxidoreductase, whose amino-acid sequence is MELRLLVLYYSAYGHMHRMCEAAKEGAESVKDVIAVLRRVPETLPQDILESTGIAQAQKAFAHVPVADLSDFEEADAVLFGVPTRFGNMCAQMRAFLDSTGPLWAKGVLVGKPAGVMTSSATQHGGQETTIITVMVTLLHHGMILVGLPYAFNEQVGVDQVSGCSPYGASTITGGRGERFPSERELAGARYQGKYLALVAWALKERRSKILDGLFDKGDSGKGDSSPDLSS